A region of Candidatus Desulfarcum epimagneticum DNA encodes the following proteins:
- a CDS encoding conserved hypothetical protein (Evidence 4 : Unknown function but conserved in other organisms) has protein sequence MRIDHENTLLQYLSSGINLFVGAGFSTEAKNKDGLPLPVAGQLLDEIINYFNFQEYNSLDLSQLSTILESTQKNEFFNFLKNRFSVYEYNPLYQSLLTANIKSIITTNIDNLWFHVIKSDDNFYLNDITISGPSYQDRSAVDYIPLHGCVHHNPLDFVFTDLNIAASFSSDPDKWHFLTERIQRTPTIFWGYSLKDAGVLQSLHSATINYREHKDKWIVLRNNDNASISFFESLGFKIIISETLEFLEYIQDKDLKIYKNPPSFSTKKIFPEYSIPELSEISVRSIESFYSGFPPEWCDIFTGDLHKISYYNEIVDSIYSKKHTIVIGIPVCGKTTLMMQVAYAINHDGHKLVCNSLTFAQAKFIVKKLNGERALIFVDNFSDDREIIKVFYNEPNIQFVAFDRSYFFDQISYKIDRKKTNILEISELQDSDINELYENIPPSIRKHKLFFPDMTDRTKPSVFELIEKNSSNANIYRRFKSVISELRNRSQILYQLLLMCCYVHKCRTPVSYDMVYGFLRDHITDYQDVYNKINSLGKLIKELSSQLVDLENQDYYLPRSSFLSEVLLTIASPSDLKEMLILFHANLSSFRICRYYIFKKRAYDAELIGKAFIDWKQGIEFYNTANQRDESPYLKQQCALYLMHKKRFKESFSWIDRALMQSDFNIPSIKNSHAIILFRANIDHPHDSSARVSLTKSMDILKECYRSDKRKTYHALVYSDHAIQFAEFFDDNLSREYLINAKKWLSEEFKKFSWNRNCKRMLNRLDIKLSMEQTDGIN, from the coding sequence ATGAGAATCGATCATGAAAATACCCTATTACAATATTTGTCGTCAGGCATCAATCTATTTGTCGGAGCAGGTTTCTCTACTGAAGCAAAAAACAAAGATGGATTACCCCTTCCAGTAGCGGGCCAATTATTAGATGAAATTATAAACTATTTTAATTTTCAAGAATATAATAGTCTAGATTTGAGCCAACTGTCGACAATTCTCGAATCAACTCAAAAAAATGAATTTTTCAATTTTTTAAAAAATCGATTTTCTGTCTATGAATACAACCCATTGTACCAATCACTTTTGACTGCCAATATTAAATCAATAATAACAACTAATATTGATAACTTGTGGTTTCATGTAATAAAAAGTGATGATAATTTTTATTTAAATGATATAACTATTTCTGGACCATCTTATCAAGATCGATCAGCAGTTGATTATATCCCTTTGCATGGATGTGTTCATCATAATCCATTAGATTTTGTATTCACCGATTTGAATATTGCTGCATCATTTTCTTCAGACCCGGATAAATGGCATTTTTTAACAGAAAGAATTCAAAGAACACCAACTATTTTTTGGGGATACTCTCTCAAGGATGCGGGAGTATTACAATCTCTACATTCAGCAACTATTAATTATAGGGAACATAAAGACAAATGGATAGTTTTAAGAAATAATGATAATGCCTCTATCTCATTTTTTGAATCATTAGGATTTAAAATTATTATTTCTGAAACTTTAGAATTTCTTGAATATATCCAAGATAAAGACCTAAAGATTTATAAAAACCCCCCATCCTTTTCTACTAAAAAAATATTTCCTGAGTATTCAATCCCAGAATTATCTGAAATATCTGTCAGATCTATCGAGTCATTTTATTCGGGGTTTCCACCTGAATGGTGCGATATATTTACAGGCGATCTTCATAAAATCAGTTATTATAATGAAATAGTAGATTCAATTTATTCTAAGAAGCATACTATAGTTATTGGAATTCCTGTTTGCGGTAAAACGACTTTAATGATGCAGGTGGCATATGCTATAAACCATGATGGACACAAATTAGTCTGTAATAGTTTAACGTTTGCGCAAGCAAAATTTATCGTCAAAAAATTAAATGGTGAGAGAGCATTAATATTTGTTGATAATTTTTCAGATGACAGAGAAATTATAAAAGTATTTTATAATGAACCAAACATTCAATTTGTTGCATTTGACAGGTCATACTTTTTCGATCAAATTTCCTATAAGATCGACAGAAAAAAAACAAATATATTAGAGATATCTGAACTTCAAGATTCCGATATAAACGAACTCTATGAAAACATCCCGCCATCTATAAGAAAACATAAGTTATTTTTTCCAGATATGACTGATAGGACTAAACCATCTGTTTTTGAATTGATAGAAAAAAATTCTTCAAATGCGAATATATATCGTAGATTTAAATCAGTTATAAGTGAATTACGCAATCGATCCCAGATATTATATCAGTTACTCCTGATGTGCTGTTATGTACATAAATGTCGTACACCTGTATCGTATGATATGGTTTACGGATTTCTCAGAGATCATATTACCGATTATCAAGATGTTTACAATAAAATTAATTCACTAGGAAAATTAATCAAAGAATTGTCATCTCAATTAGTTGATTTAGAAAATCAAGATTACTATCTTCCCCGTTCATCATTTTTATCCGAGGTGCTACTAACTATCGCTTCCCCTTCAGATTTGAAAGAAATGCTTATTTTATTCCATGCGAATTTGTCTTCTTTTAGAATATGTAGGTATTATATCTTTAAAAAAAGGGCTTATGATGCTGAACTGATTGGGAAGGCATTCATCGACTGGAAACAAGGGATAGAATTTTATAATACAGCCAATCAGCGTGATGAATCGCCTTACTTAAAGCAACAATGTGCTCTATACTTGATGCATAAAAAAAGATTCAAGGAATCATTTTCATGGATTGATAGAGCATTAATGCAAAGTGATTTCAATATTCCATCTATCAAGAATTCACATGCTATTATATTATTTCGTGCCAATATTGATCATCCACATGACTCCTCTGCTCGTGTTTCATTAACTAAAAGTATGGATATATTAAAGGAATGCTACAGATCTGATAAAAGAAAAACATATCATGCTTTAGTCTATAGTGATCATGCTATACAATTTGCCGAGTTTTTTGATGATAACCTTTCTCGAGAATATCTCATCAATGCAAAAAAATGGCTTTCAGAAGAATTTAAAAAATTTTCTTGGAATCGTAACTGTAAAAGAATGCTTAACAGACTTGATATAAAACTATCAATGGAGCAAACTGATGGAATTAACTAA